The Salipiger sp. CCB-MM3 sequence CCAACCGCAGCCTCGACATGATGGTGGACGAAGAAGAGATCGCCCGCCGCAAGGCCGCATGGACGCCGCCGGAACCGCGCTTCGAACGGGGCTGGGGCTACATGTTCTCGCGCCATGTGACGCAGGCCGACAAAGGCTGCGACTTTGATTACCTCGAACGCGATTTCGGCCGCACCGCGGGCGAGCCCGACATTTTCTGAGGAGACACATATGCTCGATCTCGATACCGCCCTCGCCGGCATTTCCGGCATCCTCGTCACCCCCTATGACGAGGCGGGCGAGATTGCCCCGGCCAAGCTCTCGCCGATCATCGACCGCGCGCTTGGCGCCGGGCTGCATATGCCCGTGGTCAATGGCAACACCGGCGAGTTCTACGCGCTGACCACCGACGAAGCCTGCACCATGGCGCGCGAGGTCTGCGCCATGGTGGACGGCCGCGCCCCGGTGCTGGCGGGCATCGGCCGCGGCATCCGCGACGCCTGCGCATTGGCCAAAGCCAGCGCCGAGGCAGGCGCCACCGCGCTGATGATCCACCAGCCGCCCGATCCCTTCGTGGCGCCGCGCGGCACGGTGGATTACGTCAAGGCCATCGCCGACGCCTCGGGCGGGCTGCCGATGATGCTCTACCTGCGCAACGACGCGATTGGGACCGGCGCCATCGCCGATCTCTGCGCCGTGCCGGGTGTGAAGGGCGTGAAATGGGCCACCCCGAACCCGCAGAAGCTCGCCGCCGCCAAGGCTGCCTGCGATCCCTCGATCACTTGGGTCGGCGGTCTTGCCGAGGTCTGGGCACCGACCTTCTATGCGGTGGGCGCGCGTGGCTTCACCTCCGGCCTGATCAACGTCTGGCCGGAGCGTTCGCTGGCGATCCACGCCGCGCTCGAAGCGTCGGATTATGCCGAGGCCAACCGCCTGATCGGCGAGATGCAGGCCTTCGAGGACATCCGCGCCGAAGAGCTCAACGGCACTAATGTCACCGGCGTGAAGGCCGCGCTGCAGGCCACAGGCTTTGACTGCGGCGCGACCCGCCCGCCCTCGGCATGGCCGCTGACCCCGGCGCAGCAGGACAAGCTGCAGGTCTTCCTCAAGACCAACGGCCTGATCTGATCCGCCTTTCGGGGCGCCGCACCGGCGCCCCTCCCCCAAGTTTCCCTCTGCCCCCGAAAGGACCTTTCCCCATGGACGGCACGACCCCGATCTTCACCCCGCATGGCAAGCACCTGATCGCAGGTGAGTGGATCGCCACCGAGGCGCAATTCTCCTCCGAACCCGCCACCGGCCCGGTGCACGCGTTCTCTGTCGGCACGCCCGAGCTGGTCGATCAGGCCTGCAAGGCCGCTGAAGACGCCTTCTGGACCTATGGCTACACCAGCCGCGAAACCCGCGCGAAATTCCTCGAGGCCATCGCCGACGAGATCGAAGCGCGCGGCGAGGCGATCACCGAAATCGGCAGTCAGGAAACCGGCCTGCCCGAAGCGCGCCTGCAGGGTGAGCGCGGCCGCACCACCGGCCAGCTGCGTCTCTTCGCCGAGCACATCCGCAAGGGCGACTACCTCGACGTGCGCGTCGATGCCGCCCTGCCCGACCGCCAGCCGCTGCCGCGCCCCGAATTGCGCATGGTGCAGCGCCCGATCGGCCCGGTCGCCGTCTTCGGCGCATCGAACTTCCCGCTCGCCTTCTCCACCGCAGGCGGTGACACCGCCGCCGCGCTGGCCGCCGGCTGCCCGGTCGTGGTCAAGGGCCACTCCGCCCACCCCGGCACCGGCGAGATCGTCGCCGAAGCCGTTGCCGCCGCCATCGAAAGCTGCGGCATGCCCAAGGGTGTCTTCTCGCTGATCCAAGGCGGCAACCGTCAGGTCGGTCAGGCGCTGGTGCAACACCCGCTGATCAACGCCGTGGGCTTCACCGGCTCGCTCGGCGGTGGCCGTGCGCTGTTCGACCTCTGCGCGCAGCGTGAGGTTCCGATCCCCTTCTTCGGCGAACTGGGCTCGGTGAACCCGATGTTCGTGCTGCCCGAAGCCACCAAGGCGCGCGGCACCGAGATCGGCACCGGCTGGGCGGGCTCGCTGACCATGGGCGCGGGCCAGTTCTGCACCAACCCCGGCATCGCCGTGGTCGGCACCGGCGCCGAAGGCGATGCCTTTGTCGAGGCCGCGCGCGCCGCGCTGGAAAAGGCCGCGCCGCAGGTCATGCTCACCGAGGGCATCGCGGGCGCCTATCGCTCTGGCAAGGACCGCTTCGATGGCCGCAACGCGGTGCGTCCGCTGCTGACCACTGAGAGCGGCCCGCGGTCGGCCTCGCCGAACCTCTATGAGACCGACGCCGCGAACTACCTGCAGGATCACGCGCTGGGGGAAGAAGTCTTCGGCCCGCTCGGCCTTGTGGTCCGGGTCTCGGACGTCGACGAGATGGTCACGCTCGCCAAGGGCTTCGAAGGCCAGCTCACCGCGACGCTGCATATGGACGACGGCGATGCAGATGCCGCCCGCGCGCTGCTGCCGGTGCTGGAGCGTAAGGCGGGCCGCGTGCTGGCCAACGGCTTCCCCACCGGCGTCGAGGTCTGCGAAGCAATGGTCCACGGCGGCCCCTACCCGGCCTCCACCAACTTCGGCGCGACCTCGGTCGGCACGCTGTCGATCCGCCGCTTCCTGCGGCCGGTCTGCTACCAGAACATCCCCGGCGCCGTGCTGCCCGAGGACCTCGCCTGACGCGAAACTTTGCCCGGTCCGTCTTCTTGCCCCCTGCGGACCGGGCCCCCGATTTACTGGAGGAGAACTCGATGAATCCCGAAACCCGTGACATTCTGATGGATGTGTCCGTCGCGACGCTGGCCACCGCGCTCTTCAAGCGCGGCCTGCGCAACCAGGTGATCCAGGGCGTGCACCCGGTCGGCTGGAAGGGCAAGAACATGGTCGGCCCCGCCTTCACCCTGCGCTACATGCCCGCCCGTGAAGACCGCAACCAGCTCACCGAGTTCCGCAACCCCGAGCACCCGCAGCGCGTGGCGATCGAGACCTGCCCGGAAGGCAGCGTTCTGGTGATGGACAGCCGCAAGCAGGCCAATGCCGCCTCTTCGGGTGACATTCTGATCACCCGCCTGATGATGCGCGGCGGTGCTGGCGTGGTGACTGATGGCGGCTTCCGCGATGCGGCGGTGATCGCCGAGCTCGACATCCCGGCCTATCACACCCGCCCGTCGAGCCCGACCAACCTCACCAACAACGAGGCCATCGCGATCAACGAGCCGATCGGCTGCGGCGATGCGCCGGTTTTCCCCGGTGACATCATCGTCGGCGACGCCGACTGCGTCATCGTGATCCCGGCGCATATGGCCGAAGAGGTTGCCGCCGAGGCCAAGGAAATGACCGCCTACGAGGATTTCGTGGTCGAGCAGGTCAAGGCCGGCGAGCCGATCATCGGTCTCTACCCGCGCGTCAACGAAGAGAAGTTCGGACCTCTCTTCGAAGCATGGCGCGAGAAGAACGGCCGCTGATCCAGCCATCCTCCCCCGGCGCGGCCCTCCCTCGCGCCGGACCATTGGGGGCCGGTCTCTGCCATCGCGCGGGGGCCGGCCCCTCTTTCATTTCACGCGCTGACATTCCCCGTGGGCAGCTATATGGTGCGCGCTCACGCAAAACGGGAGCGCCCCGCATGACGATCACCCAAGAAGATGAGCTCGACGGGCTGAAAGATATCGGCCGGATCGTCGCCAACACGCTGCGCGCCATGGCAAAAGCCATGGAACCGGGCATGACCACGCGCGAACTCGACGAGATCGGCCGCGCCTTCCTCGAACGGCACGGCGCCGAATCCGCGCCGCAGTCGGCCTATGATTTCCCCGGCGCCACCTGCATCAGCGTGAACGAAGAGATCGCCCATGGCATCCCCGGCGAGCGGATCATCGCGCAGGGCGATCTGGT is a genomic window containing:
- a CDS encoding ribonuclease activity regulator RraA, yielding MNPETRDILMDVSVATLATALFKRGLRNQVIQGVHPVGWKGKNMVGPAFTLRYMPAREDRNQLTEFRNPEHPQRVAIETCPEGSVLVMDSRKQANAASSGDILITRLMMRGGAGVVTDGGFRDAAVIAELDIPAYHTRPSSPTNLTNNEAIAINEPIGCGDAPVFPGDIIVGDADCVIVIPAHMAEEVAAEAKEMTAYEDFVVEQVKAGEPIIGLYPRVNEEKFGPLFEAWREKNGR
- a CDS encoding aldehyde dehydrogenase (NADP(+)), coding for MDGTTPIFTPHGKHLIAGEWIATEAQFSSEPATGPVHAFSVGTPELVDQACKAAEDAFWTYGYTSRETRAKFLEAIADEIEARGEAITEIGSQETGLPEARLQGERGRTTGQLRLFAEHIRKGDYLDVRVDAALPDRQPLPRPELRMVQRPIGPVAVFGASNFPLAFSTAGGDTAAALAAGCPVVVKGHSAHPGTGEIVAEAVAAAIESCGMPKGVFSLIQGGNRQVGQALVQHPLINAVGFTGSLGGGRALFDLCAQREVPIPFFGELGSVNPMFVLPEATKARGTEIGTGWAGSLTMGAGQFCTNPGIAVVGTGAEGDAFVEAARAALEKAAPQVMLTEGIAGAYRSGKDRFDGRNAVRPLLTTESGPRSASPNLYETDAANYLQDHALGEEVFGPLGLVVRVSDVDEMVTLAKGFEGQLTATLHMDDGDADAARALLPVLERKAGRVLANGFPTGVEVCEAMVHGGPYPASTNFGATSVGTLSIRRFLRPVCYQNIPGAVLPEDLA
- a CDS encoding dihydrodipicolinate synthase family protein, coding for MLDLDTALAGISGILVTPYDEAGEIAPAKLSPIIDRALGAGLHMPVVNGNTGEFYALTTDEACTMAREVCAMVDGRAPVLAGIGRGIRDACALAKASAEAGATALMIHQPPDPFVAPRGTVDYVKAIADASGGLPMMLYLRNDAIGTGAIADLCAVPGVKGVKWATPNPQKLAAAKAACDPSITWVGGLAEVWAPTFYAVGARGFTSGLINVWPERSLAIHAALEASDYAEANRLIGEMQAFEDIRAEELNGTNVTGVKAALQATGFDCGATRPPSAWPLTPAQQDKLQVFLKTNGLI